One window of the Benincasa hispida cultivar B227 chromosome 3, ASM972705v1, whole genome shotgun sequence genome contains the following:
- the LOC120073668 gene encoding F-box protein At1g61340-like: MGLGRRSRSVLKYNRSPKRVMFSSDDEKSTISSGDTSLLEFSFDDEKSTISSGDTSLLEDLPQDLLIRVFCGVEHGDLKNLLRISKTISEAALSAKKMAF; encoded by the exons ATGGGGTTGGGAAGGAGGAGCAGATCAGTTTTGAAGTATAATCGTTCTCCTAAACGTGTCATGTTTTCTTCCGATGatgaaaaatcaacaatttcTTCCGGCGATACGTCTTTGCTCGAGTTTTCTTTCGATGATGAAAAATCGACTATTTCTTCCGGCGATACGTCTCTGCTCGAGGATCTGCCTCAAGATCTTCTT ATTAGGGTTTTCTGCGGGGTGGAACATGGTGATTTGAAAAACCTACTCCGCATTTCAAAAACAATCAGTGAAGCG GCCTTGAGTGCAAAAAAAATGGCATTTTGA
- the LOC120073669 gene encoding uncharacterized protein LOC120073669 codes for MALPLPKYVAFRDRDLKKYLQYLDHGPVSGSLQYSSDNMVSVYTKFELEPAKSGEINYVNIRCCYNNKYLASSNDDKYLVTPFVDKPKEDVKSWPCTLFKVGNYISSEGYYTLFDVWRQRLVCPCINSNNYDACLTTRYGSNEGNVQKIHQFIDFEALLVLPKRVAFKGDNGLYLAEYYYNDWEYMQFNCDDIGSSYVSHQVFTMADGSIRIKCEKSGMFWRRDPNWILADSSDTTANDVNTLFWPVKVSKNTVALRSLANNNFCKRLTADDKEDCLNAAAETITKEATLEVVEPVISREIYNVQYRTMNARIYDEKVVSMATGDATNGGTEPTSMEIDLNYKKEKTKSWNSSLTMSLGITTSVKAGVPGIGEAGIETTLSFSGTYEWGETLSTSEEVGTTYTVNVPAQTRMKVTLLATMGTCDVPFSYTQRDVLRSGEQVITNCDDGVYIGANCYNFKYENKPLPLSSP; via the coding sequence atgGCGCTCCCGCTTCCCAAGTACGTTGCATTCAGGGACCGTGATCTTAAGAAGTACCTTCAATACCTTGATCATGGTCCAGTTTCGGGCTCCCTACAATACTCTTCTGATAACATGGTGAGCGTGTATACAAAGTTCGAGTTGGAGCCAGCCAAGAGCGGCGAGATCAATTATGTGAACATAAGATGCTGCTACAACAATAAGTACTTGGCCTCCTCCAATGATGACAAATATTTGGTGACTCCCTTCGTTGACAAGCCTAAAGAAGATGTTAAGTCATGGCCATGCACATTATTTAAGGTCGGCAACTATATTTCTAGTGAAGGATATTACACATTGTTCGATGTCTGGCGACAAAGATTGGTTTGTCCATGTATAAACAGCAACAATTATGATGCTTGCCTCACAACTAGATATGGCAGCAATGAGGGGAATGTCCAAAAAATCCACCAATTTATTGACTTTGAAGCCTTGCTCGTGCTCCCCAAACGAGTGGCGTTTAAGGGCGACAATGGATTGTATCTCGCTGAGTATTATTACAATGATTGGGAATATATGCAGTTCAATTGTGATGACATTGGAAGCTCGTATGTGAGCCACCAAGTGTTCACCATGGCTGATGGGAGCATTCGAATCAAGTGTGAAAAATCGGGCATGTTTTGGAGGCGTGACCCAAACTGGATCTTGGCGGACTCATCTGACACGACGGCTAACGACGTAAACACCTTGTTCTGGCCAGTCAAGGTTTCTAAAAACACCGTGGCGCTTCGCAGCCTTGCCAATAACAACTTCTGTAAGAGACTCACTGCTGATGATAAGGAGGATTGCCTCAATGCTGCTGCCGAAACTATTACTAAGGAAGCAACACTAGAGGTTGTCGAGCCTGTTATTTCAAGGGAGATCTACAATGTGCAGTATCGAACTATGAATGCAAGGATCTACGACGAAAAGGTCGTGTCGATGGCGACTGGCGACGCTACCAACGGCGGCACGGAACCGACAAGTATGGAGATAGATTTGaactacaaaaaggaaaagacTAAAAGTTGGAATTCCTCACTCACCATGAGTTTGGGTATAACGACCTCCGTCAAAGCTGGCGTTCCTGGCATTGGAGAAGCTGGAATTGAAACAACATTGAGTTTCAGTGGGACTTACGAGTGGGGAGAAACGCTTAGCACTTCCGAAGAAGTCGGGACAACGTACACTGTTAATGTACCAGCACAGACGAGGATGAAAGTGACTCTTCTTGCAACTATGGGCACATGTGATGTTCCATTTTCATACACACAACGAGACGTTCTTAGGTCAGGGGAACAAGTTATTACAAATTGTGATGATGGTGTTTATATTGGAGCCAATTGCTACAACTTTAAATATGAAAACAAGCCTCTGCCTCTCTCATCACCATGA